One Malania oleifera isolate guangnan ecotype guangnan chromosome 9, ASM2987363v1, whole genome shotgun sequence DNA segment encodes these proteins:
- the LOC131163576 gene encoding uncharacterized protein LOC131163576: MKPSSFAGGADPIMAENWIQDIEETLAVLPCTDEQKAVFATFKLKREAKPDFRHLVQGQMTVSQYTAQFIELSRFAPHLAPDEEKKARKFKEGLRHNLFEKVIGFWAQTFAEVVHRAAVIESGLQRGITTQSQRKRPTPWGFQASSSRGPWRGDCYRGDQRQTTGPREN; encoded by the exons atgaagccctcatcttttgctggaggagctgaCCCGATTATGGCAGAAAATTGGATCCAGGACATTgaggagacgttggcagtgcttccatgtacagatgaacagAAGGCGGTATTTGCGACGTTTAAATTGAAAAGAGAAGCAAAAC CTGATTTTAGGCACTTAGTACAGGGGCAAATGACAGTATCGCAATACACAGCTCAGTTTATTGAGCTGTCTCGGTTcgccccacatttggcaccagatgaagagaagaaggctaGGAAGTTCAAAGAAGGTTTGAGACATAACTTGTTTGAGAAGGTTATTGGTTTTTGGGCTCAGACATTTGCAGAAGTTGTACATAGGGCTGCGGTTATTGAGAGTGGCCTACAGAGAGGTATCACAACTCAGAGTCAGAGAAAAAGGCCAACGCCTTGGGGTTTTCAAGCAAGTTCTagtcggggcccatggagaggagactgtTATAGGGGAGATCAGAGACAGACGACAGGACCTCGTGAGAATTAG